The proteins below are encoded in one region of Scatophagus argus isolate fScaArg1 chromosome 24, fScaArg1.pri, whole genome shotgun sequence:
- the f10 gene encoding coagulation factor X, with product MFWFHRLSLGLLLVHLATAHAVFLDGKAASQVLTRRRRANSFLEEVKQGNMERECVEERCSWEEAREIFENAEKTNEFWAKYVDGDACESMPCAHGGLCKDGIGSYECYCQAGYQGFNCEIVVPELCENKNGGCEHFCKVVRGNVQCSCADGYFLGSDDKSCDSNVTFKCGAIITENIRTVFRYERKNTTEGNGTELDLAGLDINPDEQDNNMGNSSYSSIPPKQRVFEEAITSQMAGMTRIVNGEDCPPGECPWQALLLNEEDRGFCGGTILNEYIILTAAHCMNQSRYIYIKLGEFDVLEEDGNEAVHEVETIITHNKYKPDTYHNDIALIKLATPIKFTRFILPACIPEQDFAEKVLMRQPDGMVSGFGRIGEGRQPSAILQRLTIPYVDRLTCFESTQLRISTRMFCAGYDEIAKDACQGDSGGPHVTRYRGTYFITGIVSWGEGCARKGKYGVYTQVSKYVTWIRDGIKRLMPKATSGSRMKRHLGPIKRLVL from the exons ATGTTTTGGTTTCACCGACTGTCCCTCGGCCTCCTGCTGGTCCACCTGGCCACTGCTCACGCAG TCTTCCTGGACGGCAAGGCAGCCAGTCAGGTGCTGACCCGGCGGAGACGAGCCAACAGCTTTTTAGAGGAGGTCAAACAAGGCAACATGGAGAGGGAGTGTGTGGAGGAGCGCTGCAGCTGGGAGGAGGCGCGAGAGATCTTCGAAAACGCTGAGAAAACC aacGAGTTCTGGGCCAAATATGTCG ATGGCGACGCGTGCGAGTCGATGCCCTGTGCACATGGAGGACTTTGCAAAGACGGAATTGGGAGCTACGAGTGCTACTGCCAGGCCGGGTACCAGGGCTTCAACTGTGAAATTG TTGTTCCCGAGCTCTGTGAGAACAAAAACGGCGGCTGCGAACACTTCTGCAAAGTGGTCCGAGGAAACGTGCAGTGCTCCTGTGCTGATGGATATTTCCTGGGGTCAGATGACAAATCCTGCGACTCCAACG TGACCTTCAAATGTGGCGCCATCATCACCGAAAACATCCGGACTGTTTTCAGGTACGAGCGGAAGAACACGACGGAGGGGAACGGCACCGAGTTGGACCTGGCAGGCCTCGACATCAACCCAGACGAGCAGGATAACAATATGGGCAACAGCAGCTACAGCTCGATTCCACCAAAACAAAGAGTGTTTGAGGAAGCTATCACCTCTCAAATGGCAGGCATGACCCGTATTGTCAATGGAGAGGACTGTCCACCAGGGGAATGTCCATGGCAG GCTCTCCTCCTGAACGAGGAGGACCGAGGGTTCTGTGGAGGAACCATCCTGAACGAGTACATCATCCTGACCGCCGCCCACTGCATGAACCAGTCACGCTACATCTACATCAAGCTCG GTGAGTTTGACGTGTTGGAGGAGGACGGCAATGAAGCTGTTCACGAAGTGGAAACTATTATCACCCACAATAAATACAAGCCGGACACCTACCACAACGACATTGCACTTATCAAATTGGCCACGCCCATCAAGTTCACCAGGTTCATCCTGCCGGCCTGCATACCTGAGCAGGACTTTGCAGAAAAG GTCCTGATGCGGCAGCCGGACGGGATGGTCAGCGGTTTCGGCCGTATCGGTGAGGGTCGGCAGCCGTCCGCCATCTTGCAGCGCCTCACTATCCCGTATGTGGATCGGTTAACCTGCTTTGAATCCACCCAACTGCGTATCTCCACCCGCATGTTCTGTGCTGGCTACGATGAGATAGCAAAGGACGCCTGCCAAGGGGACAGCGGCGGACCGCACGTCACACGCTACCGTGGCACCTATTTCATCACCGGCATTGTGAGCTGGGGTGAAGGCTGTGCGCGCAAAGGCAAATACGGCGTCTACACCCAGGTGTCCAAGTACGTCACGTGGATCCGAGACGGCATTAAGAGGCTGATGCCCAAAGCGACGAGCGGCAGCAGGATGAAGAGGCACCTCGGGCCCATCAAGAGATTGGTCTTGTAG
- the prozb gene encoding protein Z, vitamin K-dependent plasma glycoprotein b produces MAVSIMSACCRASLLLLCILQVFVQGEVFQARQDHHVFLRSKRANMFLVEEILQGNLERECYEERCSYEEAREYFEDTDKTIAFWTVYYDGDQCEPNPCLHGANCTDKVGGFHCSCTDPHRGKVCELGAVEELGEGGSPPSASQTSRAESSECPTEGPTACHQLCTAAHHTFTCSCMSGFKLQTDRRSCLPEVEYPCGRLPDKFNTTASMCRHGNCPWQVSLLSSRGVELCGGVMLGRFSVLTAARCLFLHSESDPRPSSFYVVPGNEKTLIPVQALYIHDRFRTGHHDNNLALLELARPLPFSSALIHLCLPTKDFSENILMHSGRMGIAKRRGSSRTQKLVYMALDECRSQLNISHPLSNKMFCMRRQSGPSGSQNGFQERPTEHTADLNQHQNQFQNNRNGTGNSGSSKTQNHESPAAGGGPRSETRGRKCGGLLPGTPVATVDRGTVFLTGLLMSSSTECDGLVFTKLSRYLSWIKPRLEVAEDHMTPQVSQYPESR; encoded by the exons ATGGCGGTCAGCATCATGTCGGCTTGTTGTCGAGcgtctcttctccttctctgcatCCTTCAGGTGTTCGTCCAAGGAGAAG TGTTTCAGGCTCGGCAGGATCATCACGTGTTCCTGCGCTCCAAACGGGCCAACATGTtcctggtggaggagatccTGCAGGGGAACCTGGAGCGCGAGTGCTACGAGGAGCGGTGCAGCTACGAGGAGGCCCGCGAGTACTTTGAGGACACCGACAAGACG ATCGCATTCTGGACCGTCTACTACG ATGGGGACCAGTGCGAGCCCAACCCCTGCCTTCATGGAGCCAACTGCACCGACAAAGTGGGGGGGTTCCACTGCTCCTGCACCGACCCCCACCGTGGAAAAGTCTGTGAACTGGGAGCTGTGGAAGAGCTGGGAGAAGGAGGATCCCCACCTTCTGCGTCCCAAACCTCCAGAGCAG AGTCCTCAGAGTGTCCGACTGAAGGTCCCACAGCCTGTCACCAGCTGTGCACGGCCGCCCACCACACCTTCACCTGCTCCTGCATGTCGGGGTtcaaactgcagacagacagacggagcTGCCTGCCTGAAG TGGAGTATCCCTGTGGAAGACTTCCTGACAAGTTCAACACGACTGCGTCTATGTGTCGCCATGGAAACTGTCCCTGGCAG GTGTCcctgctgagcagcagaggggTGGAGCTGTGTGGAGGCGTCATGCTGGGTCGATTCTCCGTCCTGACGGCGGCCCGCTGCCTCTTCCTGCACTCAGAATCAGATCCCAGACCCTCCAGCTTCTATGTGGTCCCTG GCAACGAGAAGACGCTCATCCCTGTCCAGGCTCTGTACATTCATGACCGTTTCCGCACAGGTCACCATGACAACAATCTTGCCCTCCTCGAGCTGGCCCGCCCTCTGCCCTTTAGCTCCGCCCTCATCCACCTCTGCCTGCCCACCAAGGACTTCAGTGAAAACATCCTGATGCATTCTGGGAGGATGGGAATTGCCAAGAGACGGGGGAGCAGCCGCACTCAGAAACTGGTCTACATGGCACTGGACGAGTGCCGCAGTCAGCTCAACATCTCACATCCACTCAGTAACAAAATGTTCTGCATGAGGAGGCAGAGTGGACCTTCAGGGAGCCAAAACGGATTCCAAGAGAGGCCAACTGAACATACAGCGGACCTGAACCAGCACCAGAACCAGTTCCAAAACAATCGAAATGGAACAGGAAACAGTGGCAGTTCAAAGACACAAAATCATGAGTCGCCAGCAGCTGGCGGCGGTCCGAGGTCAGAGACCAGAGGTAGGAAATGTGGCGGTCTGTTGCCAGGGACGCCGGTCGCCACAGTGGATCGGGGGACGGTGTTCCTGACCGGGCTGCTGATGTCATCATCTACAGAATGCGATGGTCTGGTGTTCACCAAACTTTCCCGCTACCTGAGCTGGATCAAACCGAGGCTGGAGGTTGCCGAGGATCACATGACTCCCCAAGTCAGCCAGTACCCTGAGAGTCGCTAA
- the pcid2 gene encoding PCI domain-containing protein 2 encodes MAHITINQYLQQVYEAIDNHEGSFCAELLSFKHPHVANPRLQLASPEEKCQQLLEPPYDEMVAAHLRCIYAVANHDFVEAYKFQTLVVQSFLRAFQSHKEENWALPVMYAVTLDLRIFANNAEQQLQKKSKGQPSEMLEKAAEQLMSCFRVCASDNRAGIDDSKKWGMMFLSNQLFKIYFKINKLHLCKPLIRAIDSSNLKNDYSPAQKVTYKYYVGRKAMFDSDFKPAEEFLSYSFHHCHRSSQKNKRMILIYLLPVKMLLGHMPTHQLLRKYDLMQFADVTKAVSEGNLLLLNEALSKHETFFIRCGIFLILEKLKIITYRNLFKKVYLLLRTHQLPLDAFLVALRMMQLEDVDIDEVQCILANLIYMGHIKGYISHQHQKLVVSKQNPFPPLSSVS; translated from the exons ATGGCTCACATCACTATCAACCAGTACCTGCAGCAG GTTTACGAGGCCATCGACAACCATGAGGGCTCGTTCTGTGCTGAGCTGCTCTCCTTCAAACACCCACACGTCGCCAACCCCCGTCTCCAG ctgGCCAGTCCAGAGGAAAAATGTCAGCAGCTTCTGGAGCCGCCGTACGATGAGATGGTGGCAGCTCACCTCAG GTGCATCTACGCAGTGGCCAATCACGACTTTGTTGAAGCCTACAAGTTCCAGACACTTGTTGTCCA ATCCTTCCTGAGAGCTTTTCAGTCTCATAAAGAGGAGAACTG GGCTTTGCCGGTGATGTACGCTGTCACTCTGGATCTCAGGATATTTGCCAACAAT gcagagcagcagctgcagaagaagagtAAAGGTCAGCCGAGCGAGATGTTGGAGAaggctgcagagcagctgatgAGCTGCTTCAGAGTGTGTGCCAGCGACaa cCGTGCAGGAATCGATGACTCTAAGAAGTGGGGGATGATGTTTCTGAGCAACCAGCTCTTCAAGATCTACTTTAAG ATCAATAAGCTGCATCTGTGTAAGCCTCTGATCAGAGCCATCGACAGCTCCAATCTGAAGAACGACTACAGTCCAGCTCAGAAGGTCACCTACAAATACTACGTGGGCCGCAAAGCCATGTTCGACAGCGACTTCAAACCAG CGGAGGAATTTCTCTCTTATTCCTTCCACCACTGCCATCGATCCAGTCAGAAGAACAAGAGGATGATTCTCATCTACCTGCTACCCGTCAAGATGCTGCTG GGTCACATGCCGACTCATCAGCTCCTGAGGAAATACGACCTCATGCAGTTTGCTGACGTCACCAAAGCTGTGAG tgaggggaacctgctgctgctgaacgaGGCCTTGTCCAAACATGAGACCTTCTTCATCCGCTGCGGGATCTTCCTCATCCTGGAGAAGCTCAAGATCATCACCTACAGGAACCTCTTCAAGAAAGT GTATCTGCTGCTGAGGACCCACCAGCTGCCTCTGGACGCCTTCCTGGTGGCTCTGAGGATGATGCAGCTGGAGGACGTGGACATTGACGAGGTGCAGTGTATCCTGGCCAACCTGATCTACATG GGTCACATCAAAGGTTACATCTCCCACCAGCACCAGAAGCTCGTGGTCAGTAAACAGAATCcattccctcctctctcctctgtctcctag